From Quercus robur chromosome 8, dhQueRobu3.1, whole genome shotgun sequence:
TTAGGGGTAGGGAAATCATTATACATGATTCCCCAACCCTCTCTATCAAACAACTTCAAAGAGTTATTATCAATTGAGGAGAATTTCACCTCCCGCTCCATCAATGAGTTGTATATGtgcgtttatatataaatatatatatatatatatatatatatatatatatattatacttatTTATCTATATACACTCAGCAATTGATAGTTAGGGTTGTTGGGTTTTTGGTGTCTTTAAAAGAAATTCAAggtaaatattattattagagtgAGATAAAATCACGCATGCGTCTGTCCATATCCTGACGTATCTCATCAAAAAAAGCATGCATGTATCTTGTTATCTCATCTTTAAAAGCACGCAAGGACTGAAAGGGTTCTGCAGGAGGTGACTGAGGAGCAGTCGTAGCATCATTCTCAGGAAAAGGATCAATGGGATTGGGAGATGCAGGACGCTCTAGATCAGGAGCAGGCTTACGAAGATGGCCAATACTATAATCCAAAGAAGCTCTACTGAAGGGTCTTTGACGTTTAGGGACCTTGAGATATTTAGGCTCAGGAACATTAAAATCCTTATGCGACAACAGCTTGGTAACCAAGGATGGAAAAGGGAGAACAATACGTTCACTCTTTTTAACAGAACACATCACATGAAAGAGGTGATTTGGAAGATCAATAGGTCGGTTGTTAAACATATCATAAAGAAAAAGCATCCGACCTAAGGTAACTTCTCCCCGGTTGGCAGTAGGGAACAAGTTAGCGATCATGATGTTCATACCTAACCTATGAATAGGATTCACAAATTTATTGGCATTAAAAGTAATGGCTTTTTTTGGCCATTGACATAATGGGTCATCGGTAAAGAATCGCATGACTTCATCACGATTATCATCATTTCTAGTTATGTACGACTCATTACTAGAGACATCACCAAGAAGTGGAATATTAAGGATCTTAGCAATGATAGCAGGAGTAAGATGAATCATGACACCTTCCACAGTGGTCTCGACTGAATGTTCATTTATATTGTTGAAGTTTTCATAAAATTCCTTGACCCAACTCATCTTAGGGGTAGGGAAATCATTATACATGATTCCCTAACCCTCTCTATCAAACAACTTCAAAGAGTAATCATCAATTGAGGAGAATTTCACCTCCCGCTCCATCAATGAGTTGTATATGtgcgtttatatataaatatatatatatatatatatattatatttatttatctatatacaCTCAGCAATTGATAGTTAGGGTTGTTGGGTTTTTGGTGTCTTTAAAAGAAATTCAAGGTAAATATTATTATTGGAGTGAGATAAAATCACGCATGCGTTTGTCCATATCCTGACgtatcttatcaaaaaaagcaTGCATGTATCTTGTTATCTCATCTTTAAAAGCACGCAAGGACTGAAAGGGTTCTGCAGGAGGTGACTGAGGAGCAGTCGTAGCATCATTCTCaggaaattgatcaatgggatTGGGAGATGCAGGACGCTCTAGATCAGGAGCAGGCTTACGAAGATGGCTTATACTATAATCCAAAGAAGCTCTACTGAATGGTCTTTGACGTTTAGGGACCTTGAGATATTTAAGCTCAGGAACATTAAAATCCTTATGCGACAACAGCTTGGTAACCAAGGATGGAAAAGGG
This genomic window contains:
- the LOC126696311 gene encoding uncharacterized protein LOC126696311 produces the protein MYNDFPTPKMSWVKEFYENFNNINEHSVETTVEGVMIHLTPAIIAKILNIPLLGDVSSNESYITRNDDNRDEVMRFFTDDPLCQWPKKAITFNANKFVNPIHRLGMNIMIANLFPTANRGEVTLGRMLFLYDMFNNRPIDLPNHLFHVMCSVKKSERIVLPFPSLVTKLLSHKDFNVPEPKYLKVPKRQRPFSRASLDYSISHLRKPAPDLERPASPNPIDPFPENDATTAPQSPPAEPFQSLRAFKDEITRYMHAFFDEIRQDMDRRMRDFISLQ